The Pochonia chlamydosporia 170 chromosome 1, whole genome shotgun sequence genome window below encodes:
- a CDS encoding phosphatidylinositol N-acetylglucosaminyltransferase GPI3 subunit (similar to Aspergillus terreus NIH2624 XP_001214282.1): protein MTRRRYNIAMVSDFFFPQPGGIESHIYQLSSKLIDRGHKVIIITHSYDDRKGVRYLTNGLKVYHVPFLVIYRQGTFPTVFSFFPILRYIFIREQIEIVHGHGSLSCLCHEGILHARTMGLRTVFTDHSLFGFADAASILTNKLLKFILSDVDHSICVSHTCKENTVLRASLDPLMVSVIPNAVVAENFRPKDYPSSPGAGFAPDPSPQRLGPNDMITIVVISRLFYNKGTDLLTATIPRILENNPNTRFIIAGSGPKAIDLEQMIEQNVLQDRVEMLGPVRHEDVRDVMIRGHIYLHPSLTEAFGTVIVEAASCGLYVVCTQVGGIPEVLPSHMTTFAKPEEDDLVLATCKAITAVRAGKVRTEKFHEQVKKMYSWSNVAMRTERVYDGITGTISEEEFYGFDTGGYNGSRVRNFALIDRLKRYYGCGIWAGKLFCLCVVIDYLFFLFLDWWFPRENIDVCPDWPRKLLEENGKREGRSNRSSTSQPRVGHD from the exons ATGACTCGCCGGCGGTACAACATCGCCATGGTCAGCGACTTCTTCTTCCCGCAACCAGGAGGCATTGAATCTCACATCTACCAATTATCAAGCAAGCTCATTGACAGGGGACACAaagtcatcatcatcacccacTCGTACGATGACAGGAAGGGTGTTCGATATCTCACCAATGGTCTCAAAGTGTACCACGTGCCGTTTCTCGTCATCTATCGCCAGGGCACCTTTCCCACTGTgttttccttcttccctaTCCTCAGATACATTTTCATCCGGGAGCAGATTGAGATTGTGCATGGACACGGCAGTCTAAGTTGTTTGTGTCACGAGGGTATCTTGCATGCGAGGACCATGGGCCTGAGGACCGTGTTTACAGATCATTCGCTGTTTGGGTTTGCCGACGCGGCAAGTATTCTCACGAATAAGCTGCTCAAGTTTATCCTCAGTGACGTTGATCACAGCATCTGTGTGAGCCACACATG CAAGGAAAACACTGTCCTCCGCGCCTCTCTAGACCCGTTGATGGTCTCAGTCATTCCCAATGCCGTGGTGGCAGAAAACTTCCGTCCAAAAGATTACCCGTCATCTCCAGGCGCAGGCTTCGCGCCAGACCCGTCACCTCAGCGTTTAGGTCCCAACGACATGATTACCATTGTCGTCATCTCGCGCCTCTTCTACAATAAAGGCACCGATCTTCTCACTGCCACCATCCCGCGCATCCTAGAAAATAACCCCAACACGCGATTCATCATTGCGGGATCTGGTCCCAAAGCCATCGATCTAGAGCAAATGATTGAGCAAAACGTCCTCCAAGACCGTGTCGAGATGCTCGGCCCCGTCCGCCACGAGGACGTTCGCGACGTCATGATTCGCGGCCACATCTACCTCCACCCATCACTCACAGAAGCTTTTGGCACCGTCATTGTCGAAGCCGCCAGCTGCGGGCTATACGTAGTCTGCACCCAGGTCGGCGGCATTCCGGAGGTGCTGCCATCCCACATGACAACATTTGCCAAGCCCGAAGAAGACGACCTCGTCCTGGCAACCTGCAAGGCTATCACCGCCGTGCGTGCCGGCAAAGTCCGCACAGAAAAGTTCCACGAGCAAGTCAAGAAGATGTACAGCTGGTCCAATGTGGCCATGCGCACGGAAAGAGTGTACGACGGCATCACAGGCACGATTAGCGAAGAGGAGTTCTACGGCTTCGACACGGGTGGCTACAATGGCAGCAGGGTGCGCAACTTCGCACTCATTGACAGATTAAAGCGCTACTATGGGTGCGGTATCTGGGCAGGAAAGTTGTTTTGCCTGTGCGTCGTGATTGACTAcctgttcttcttgtttctggACTGGTGGTTCCCGCGGGAGAATATAGATGTTTGTCCCGACTGGCCGCGGAAGTTGCTGGAAGAGAATGGGAAGAGGGAGGGGAGGAGTAATCGGTCAAGCACGTCACAACCAAGAGTTGGCCATGATTAA
- a CDS encoding ATP-dependent RNA helicase dbp6 (similar to Colletotrichum gloeosporioides Nara gc5 XP_007279248.1), with translation MYARYVPPPKGAKATPPAASTASALPVSSPAPKSDAIASKLVEEFSYTRYVPGAKATTKPSAAPVAVQKSIQYFDDDASSTPKRKREAATETQGSGSKKIRTAKDDGRAPHSSVGDNGAVNSQPGEKKKKNRRKRKQRTKAGDSSDDSDEEVKPAAPKSAPKPQEEDDATNSRQEEPMAVEDAPQTVDEKPRDSDVEMDEAPAIDESKTQVKEKRPKREKKKKTVKEDADEQDANELARHKAVLERKTKSIKLATEGARNKQDESDEESVESHGLEPLPQPIPVPEDESKPTYDTLPPWLANPIRVAQDTKAPFADLGILPRPARILAEKGYSEAFAVQTAAIPLLLPTSKHRPGDLLVSAATGSGKTLAYALPIVRDISNSVVTRLRALVVLPTRELVKQAQEVFENCAKAYEGEPRKRVRIGVAIGSQAIKSEQEAFIERESRYDPEAYACIREEQRQRRAKQPSSADVDNALDSEATNSGDPRLGPWKGEVVDFSSKVDVLICTPGRLVEHIEQTPGFSLDYVRWLVVDEADKLLAQSFQGWLDLVLEKFQVERFSARDFPDMAYSGVRKVILSATLTRDLSLLNQLALRRPQLIVLENDGAVQVAEHTLPVGLREFAVRVHETNLKPLYLLDLLRGSHMTSGGNGDSSSTLQADKESESDSSDTSSDSGSDSDSDSDSDTSSDSDTSDASSSHKPSPPTSKSQLPISLIFTKSNESALRLSRLLTLLDSSLTSQISTLTSTTPTHIRRKILRAFTTPSSPVRLIIASDLVARGIDIPKLGHVINYDLPASVAAYVHRVGRTARAGRSGCSWTLVGDDESGWFWGKIAKNQAVRRAQKVERTRIEEMGEERVHEYEAALAKLGKEALELRRSK, from the coding sequence ATGTACGCGAGGTATGTGCCTCCGCCAAAAGGCGCAAAGGCCACACCGCCTGCCGCGTCGACGGCCTCAGCTTTACCTGTCTCTTCACCAGCTCCCAAGTCAGACGCCATAGCTTCAAAACTTGTCGAGGAATTCAGCTACACTCGCTACGTCCCCGGTGCCAAGGCTACAACGAAGCCCTCAGCCGCGCCTGTTGCTGTGCAAAAGTCAATACAATATTTCGACGATGACGCCAGCTCGACACCGAAGCGGAAACGAGAGGCCGCAACCGAAACACAAGGGTCCGGAAGCAAAAAGATTAGGACTGCGAAGGACGATGGGCGTGCACCTCACAGCTCTGTTGGCGACAATGGAGCGGTAAATTCGCAGCcgggcgagaagaagaagaagaatcgGAGGAAGCGAAAGCAACGGACGAAGGCTGGTGATTCTTCGGACGATTCTGACGAGGAGGTAAAACCTGCCGCTCCAAAATCGGCCCCAAAACCacaagaagaggatgatgctACCAACTCACGGCAAGAAGAACCCATGGCCGTTGAAGATGCGCCTCAAACGGTGGACGAAAAGCCAAGGGACAGCGACGTGGAGATGGACGAAGCGCCAGCCATCGACGAGTCAAAGACACAAGTAAAGGAAAAGAGGCCTAAgcgggagaagaagaagaagacggtCAAAGAAGATGCGGATGAGCAGGATGCGAACGAGCTGGCACGACACAAGGCCGTTTTAGAACGCAAGACCAAGTCTATAAAGTTGGCTACCGAAGGCGCTCGAAACAAGCAGGATGAGTCAGACGAGGAATCAGTTGAATCACACGGTTTGGAACCGCTACCCCAACCGATTCCCGTACCTGAAGACGAAAGCAAACCAACGTACGACACACTCCCTCCGTGGCTAGCAAACCCCATACGAGTTGCGCAAGACACAAAGGCCCCGTTTGCAGACCTAGGCATCCTGCCACGACCAGCGCGGATACTAGCGGAGAAGGGCTACTCTGAGGCATTTGCAGTACAAACGGCTGCGATCCCTCTGCTCCTTccaacaagcaaacaccGACCAGGAGATTTGCTAGTGTCCGCAGCCACAGGATCTGGCAAAACACTAGCATACGCACTACCTATTGTTCGCGACATTAGCAACAGTGTCGTCACAAGGTTGAGAGCTCTGGTCGTCCTTCCAACACGAGAACTTGTcaaacaagcccaagaagTCTTTGAGAACTGCGCCAAAGCTTACGAGGGAGAACCCCGGAAACGAGTCCGCATTGGAGTAGCCATTGGCAGTCAAGCTATAAAATCTGAGCAAGAGGCTTTTATTGAACGGGAATCACGATACGACCCCGAGGCGTATGCATGCATACGAGAAGAACAGCGGCAACGGCGCGCAAAGCAACCGTCTTCCGCAGATGTTGACAATGCGTTGGATTCTGAGGCTACCAATAGCGGCGACCCCCGGCTCGGACCTTGGAAAGGCGAAGTTGTTGACTTTTCCTCCAAGGTAGACGTCCTGATTTGCACACCCGGTCGCCTAGTAGAGCACATTGAGCAAACGCCTGGTTTCAGCCTCGACTACGTCCGCTGGCTTGTTGTCGATGAAGCCGACAAGCTCCTCGCGCAAAGTTTCCAGGGCTGGCTGGACCTCGTTCTTGAAAAGTTTCAAGTGGAAAGATTTAGTGCCCGCGACTTCCCGGATATGGCTTATTCGGGCGTCCGCAAGGTCATTCTCAGCGCTACCTTGACGAGGGACCTCAGTCTGTTGAATCAGCTGGCGCTGAGGAGGCCGCAGCTTATTGTCTTGGAGAATGACGGAGCCGTGCAGGTCGCGGAGCATACTTTGCCGGTTGGCCTGCGGGAGTTTGCGGTGCGTGTGCACGAGACGAACCTTAAGCCGCTGTATCTTTTGGACCTTTTGAGGGGATCTCACATGACGAGTGGTGGAAATGGGGATTCTTCATCGACGCTGCAGGCGGATAAGGAGTCGGAGTCTGACAGCTCTGATACGTCCTCAGACTCAGGctcagactcagactcagactcagactcaGATACATCCTCCGACTCAGACACTTCAGACGCCTCCAGCTCACACAAACCTTCGCCGCCGACATCAAAATCGCAACTCCCCATCTccctcatcttcaccaaGTCCAACGAATCAGCCCTCCGACTCTCCCGCCTGCTCACCCTCCTCGACAGCTCCCTCACCAGCCAAATCAGCACCCTAACATCCACCACGCCAACGCACATCCGCCGTAAGATCCTCCGCGCATTCACAACGCCCTCGTCACCCGTGCGCCTCATCATCGCGTCCGATCTCGTGGCGCGAGGTATCGATATCCCCAAGCTCGGGCACGTCATCAACTATGACCTACCGGCGAGTGTAGCGGCATACGTCCACCGCGTGGGTCGAACAGCCCGCGCTGGACGATCTGGATGTTCATGGACATTGGTAGGCGACGACGAAAGCGGTTGGTTCTGGGGCAAAATTGCGAAAAACCAGGCCGTCAGAAGAGCGCAAAAGGTGGAGAGAACGAGAATAGAGGAGATGGGAGAGGAGAGAGTGCATGAGTACGAGGCTGCGTTGGCGAAGCTCGGCAAAGAggcgttggagttgagaaGAAGTAAATAA
- a CDS encoding exported protein (similar to Aspergillus fumigatus Af293 XP_748403.1) codes for MHIVSLLPLTWLLTATASSHPQIPQTPVIDGHLLSQTKHRLQAGDPKLTSALKILTRQADYWLDKGPWTVTSKSTAPPNGTLHDYASQAPYFWPNPNSPDGCPYTEKDGQRNPEVDKYTDRLNVSRMFNSTYVLSLAWYYTGKPAYAKHAAKIVKTWFTDPKTAMNPNLNHAQIVPCANDGRSIGVIDFSQEYTNVLDAVAILSTGAPDWSPKDMAAFQDWNRRFLVWLKDSPFGKAEAAAKNNHGTFANMQIAAIALFTGDRKLTSQLAQLAKTFINNQITANGSQPDELARTKSFHYANFNLGAYLRWALISNKVGVDLIRYKGPQGQSLVKAVEFVIPAAVGGASKWSYPELDFTQYAATDNVHAAALAGVCAAKKVDGRLVAPPGGDIFYLRPAAQQLDSIVQL; via the coding sequence ATGCACATCGTCTCCCTCCTCCCTCTAACATGGCTCCTCACAGCCACGGCCTCATCACATCCCCAAATCCCCCAAACCCCCGTCATAGACGGCCACCTCCTCTCCCAAACCAAACACCGCCTCCAAGCCGGCGACCCAAAGCTCACGTCCGCCCTCAAAATCCTCACCCGCCAAGCAGACTACTGGCTCGACAAGGGCCCCTGGACCGTCACCAGCAAGAGCACCGCGCCCCCCAACGGCACCCTCCACGACTACGCCTCCCAAGCGCCGTACTTTTGGCCGAACCCAAACTCCCCCGACGGGTGTCCCTACACCGAAAAGGACGGCCAGCGGAACCCCGAAGTCGACAAGTACACGGACCGTCTCAACGTCAGCCGCATGTTCAACTCGACCTACGTCCTCTCCCTGGCGTGGTACTACACCGGCAAACCGGCGTACGCGAAACACGCCGCCAAGATTGTGAAGACGTGGTTCACGGACCCCAAAACAGCGATGAATCCGAATCTCAACCACGCGCAGATTGTGCCGTGTGCAAACGACGGGCGGTCCATTGGCGTCATCGACTTTAGTCAGGAGTACACAAATGTCCTGGACGCTGTGGCCATCTTGTCCACCGGCGCCCCGGACTGGAGTCCCAAGGACATGGCAGCCTTTCAAGACTGGAACCGCCGGTTTCTGGTCTGGCTGAAGGACTCGCCGTTTGGTAAGGCAGAAGCAGCGGCGAAGAACAACCACGGCACATTTGCAAACATGCAGATCGCGGCGATTGCGCTCTTCACAGGCGACAGAAAACTAACCAGCCAGCTCGCCCAGCTGGCAAAGACGTTCATCAATAACCAGATCACGGCGAATGGTTCACAGCCCGATGAACTAGCCCGCACAAAGAGCTTCCACTATGCGAACTTCAATCTTGGCGCGTACCTGCGCTGGGCGCTCATCTCTAATAAGGTGGGCGTCGATTTGATCAGGTACAAGGGTCCGCAGGGCCAGTCGCTCGTCAAGGCGGTTGAGTTTGTGATTCCGGCGGCGGTGGGCGGTGCTTCTAAATGGTCGTATCCGGAGCTGGATTTTACGCAGTACGCGGCGACGGATAATGTTCATGCTGCGGCGTTGGCGGGCGTTTGTGCGGCCAAGAAGGTGGATGGGAGGTTGGTGGCGCCGCCGGGGGGGGATATTTTTTATTTGAGGCCTGCGGCGCAGCAGCTGGATAGTATTGTGCAATTGTAA
- a CDS encoding tetraspanin Tsp3 (similar to Metarhizium acridum CQMa 102 XP_007812453.1) yields MFNPGIIYMLASVFLFAIAVVIHYHTNHLSLPLSPIITILSIILPITAFLNAYIYPNLLRSSHTFTSGSIATRLAPVVLQGLQAIVTAVLATLLFEGVVPSPALAFLIDYEWDKLYQAKDADYIMLIQNTYDCCGLNSVSDRAYPFFFVPGGSCAEVHARTRPCREPWTAALQVASGIDFGVVLVVGLMQMIGLLIMRERTAWWTALRTEDWKPFSETDDESARRLFTVPEESEDSSDRGESRRGYGAVEAVAGPSDEQRVDG; encoded by the exons atgttCAACCCCGGCATCATCTACATGCTT GCCAGCGTCTTTCTCTTCGCCATCGCCGT CGTCATCCACTACCACACAAACcacctctccctccccctctcccccatcatcaccatcctcagcatcatcctCCCCATAACCGCATTCCTCAACGCCTACATATACCCGAACCTCCTCCGCTCCTCCCACACCTTCACGTCCGGCAGCATCGCCACGCGCCTCGCCCCCGTCGTCCTGCAGGGCCTGCAGGCCATCGTCACCGCCGTCCTCGCCACCCTCCTCTTCGAAGGCGTCGTCCCCTCCCCCGCGCTCGCCTTCCTCATCGACTACGAGTGGGACAAGCTGTACCAGGCCAAGGACGCCGACTACATCATGCTCATACAGAACACCTACGACTGCTGTGGCCTGAACTCCGTGAGCGACAGGGCCTATCCGTTCTTCTTCGTGCCCGGCGGGAGCTGCGCCGAGGTGCACGCCCGGACGAGGCCGTGCAGGGAGCCGTGGACGGCGGCGCTGCAGGTTGCGTCGGGGATCGACTTTGgggtggtgctggtggtgggatTGATGCAG ATGATTGGCCTTTTGATCATGCGCGAGAGGACGGCGTGGTGGACGGCGCTGCGGACGGAGGATTGGAAGCCGTTTAGTGAGACGGATGACGAGAGTGCGAGACGGCTGTTTACTGTTCCCGAGGAGAGTGAGGATTCCTCGGATAGGGGGGAGTCGAGACGCGGGTATGGAGCTGTAGAGGCTGTTGCTGGACCGTCTGACGAACAACGAGTTGATGGGTGA